TGTAGTGTAGTATAACTACTCAACATTCCTAACTTTTGGGGAAGCCAGCATCATCGTGTTATTGGACATGCCAGGAGTAAGGCTGGTCCTTCACCTCCTATTATCGGGTCCTcgaggaagggtgtgagtatgttaAGTTAAGGTACTTATAATAGGAATGTTACCACCaggagttttggaattcttttactgttttgcagtcTTAAATTTTAtagcatttattattcttttgttaATCTCAATAAAGTTTTtatcaatttggtattgtcctcagtgtAAGTGTTTTTGCCAAGCACCCCAAAAGTCCTCTCCTAGTATAGAACTCTCTGAGTTCTTGGACCCCGTAGTCTGAATTGGACAAGAACCTATAAatcttttggtcagatgccatcAGTGGCGAGCCATGACAACTAACCCATGAAATTCAGGTCAACGTTACGGACCAGGTCCCCACCATACTAGGGGCTGTAATATACACTTGTACTTTAAATGTCATTGTGCCATTTATACTGACTGTAATTCAGTTGGAGGATCTGAATTGTTTTGACTTTTGACTCTCTTATATTCCAGGCCACAGCAATGGACCAACTGGTTGGATTTGGCTTGGTAGCCTTTAGCCTCCTTCTTTTTGTTTACTACACCATCTGGATTATTATACTGGTATGgatccccacacacactctggtTACTCCAGTCTCAATGGCTTCActgttgtgtttgtttgtttagactTTCTTTAGAGGTGTTACTCTGTTTGTCTAAGTATGTGCAAGCTGAAAAGCAATTACTAAAAACTCCTTCTTGCCCAGTCTGCCATTTAAAACCTTGATCATTTGAACCTTCACCCAAAGGTCAACCACAAAGGATAACTATAGGGTTATCCGTAGCAGTGTGCCTTGTTGGGTAGATGCACTGGTTTGGATAAAGTTCCACACATTTGAACCTTCACCCAAAACTCAACCCCAAAATAGTTCTGGGGTTTTCAAAAAAGGGTTGTTCTCCCATTATTTTTCACTTCCACGCCCCATCTGtttcctggttctcatgggaagTGGCAGAACTGAAATACGAGAGTCCATTCATGTGGGATCTCCAGCCCAGTACGAAGCAGGACGTATGGGAAATCATATaaggaagctttttttttttttttttgagctttcCGGGCCAGTTTTTAGACTCGAGGTTTGTTAAAGCTTTGGATTGGCATCTAAATCCCTGGCAGCTTCCAGTCCAAGATCTGAACATTTTTGGGTTCCCCCTCTGAATTCAAAAGTTTATTGTTTTGCTGTTACAAACCCTGTATTGTTTGTACACTCTCTGAACGTTAGAGTGCTGTATTAGGGGTATAAATATTGGTTAAGAAAGTTAACCGGTTAAACgattaaaattatattgtttaaccGGTTAACCGTTATCCAAGGTAGCTCCAGTGGGCGTGGTCCAGCCGTGGCTGGGCGCTGGTCGGCCTGGTGCAGGGCCACTGAGGTTAACGGTTAAGGTTAGTTAACTGGTAAGTCTAGTGCTTACTGattaaccttttacatccctatGCTGTATAAGGGTTATCTGGTAGCAATGGGTATAGGTGCAAAGTTCTGCAGCATTTAACTAAACCTGCAACACCTCTGTGAAGTGGAGTAAATAGTATTGTGACTTTCCAAGAGAGGGAAGCTGAGACCCTCCTGGGGATAAGTGATTTATTCAGTCCCAGGCAGTGAGGAAATCTGAATTAGAACCCCTGAGTTTTTTGCTCCTATGCTCAAGCCATTAGACAGCAGCACTTTTGACATCCCTGGTGTCACATGCTTACTACAGTACCATGGATATATTCCACTTGTTCAGCTGCCCTTCGCTTATTACATTCTCTGTCTACAGCAGTAGCTAAAGTACCTACTGCACGCTAGTCTAGGTTATTGAACAGGCATGTTATCTCGTTACTTGGGTTTAATTTTCAAGCCGAGGGGTAATTGTGGCTCTTGAGGTTAACTGTCCCAGTGTTGCAACCATAAAGCTCCGGGTGCTGGAGAGTTGTCTTTGTATTGCCCAACTTAGTTGTGCCCTTCACTTTTGTTTCCTGCAGCCCTTCATTGACAGTGATCACGGGATTCATAAGTTCTTCTTGCCCAGGGAGTATTCGGTTACCATTCCTGTGATCGCAGGGCTCCTTCTGGTGCTGTTTGTAGGTGAGTCACATTTCTGTCTTATTCTGATCTCTTTAAAAGTTGGTCACTAATGTTTCATCTGATTGCTGACAGCAGTGAACTGCCAGTATCTAAGGCTCATGTGGTGTGAGCTTCCACACAGCAGTGCCCTGTCTGTGACTCTGCACAGTGGAATTGAATGTGAGCTTCTGCACAGTGGAAttgcctctctctccttctgtgaTGAGGTTCCATTTTTCGTAGCAGCGTGTTTAAAAAGCCACAGCAGCTGGCAGCGGTTATGTTttactcagtctctctctctttcctgtgtTAGGGGTTTTTGTAATGATTGTGATGTGGAAGAACAGAAAACCTGCAAAGAAATCAGACTGAAGACAGCAGGATGGGAGAGGCAGGCAGAAGGTGCCTGGCCTGGAATGCGTCAACAGGGACAAGACTTCCACGTGCAGAAACAAGAGGACACTCCACTCTAAGACTCTGTCACATGCTTGAATGGACATTGGACTTTGCTGTGCCCTCTTTCCATGACCCCTACCCTGAGACTTGTATCTAGCTATAGTTTACAATTTACTGCCCAAAGGGAAATGAAACTGTCTGACCCACAGGACTCCTCTAGTGAGGGACCAGAACAGCAGCCCTACTGAATCTGTACCTAGGTTGGGATAATCCTGGCATGCTGATGGCTTTGGACTCACACAGTGCAAGGACCGTAATCCTGTACTAAGGTGATGCTGTTCTGGCACCA
The DNA window shown above is from Lepidochelys kempii isolate rLepKem1 chromosome 16, rLepKem1.hap2, whole genome shotgun sequence and carries:
- the DPM2 gene encoding dolichol phosphate-mannose biosynthesis regulatory protein isoform X1; translated protein: MATAMDQLVGFGLVAFSLLLFVYYTIWIIILPFIDSDHGIHKFFLPREYSVTIPVIAGLLLVLFVGVFVMIVMWKNRKPAKKSD
- the DPM2 gene encoding dolichol phosphate-mannose biosynthesis regulatory protein isoform X2, with amino-acid sequence MDQLVGFGLVAFSLLLFVYYTIWIIILPFIDSDHGIHKFFLPREYSVTIPVIAGLLLVLFVGVFVMIVMWKNRKPAKKSD